Within Paenibacillus sabinae T27, the genomic segment CGAAACATTTTTAATGGCCAATTCGGTCCTGTGAATCAGTATCTGGGAATGCTCGGTATTTCCAAGGCGCCGTGGCTGTCCGACCCTCTGTGGGCGAAAATCACGCTGATTCTGGCCAACTTCTGGCTGACCTTCCCGGTCTCCATGCTGATGATTATCGGCATTCTGTCCACCATACCGAAAGATATGTATGAAGCGGCTGATATCGACGGGGCGAGCGGCTTCCAGAAGACGCGGCTGATTACATTCCCGATGGTCATGTTCTCGATGGCGCCGCTGATCATCATGCAGTTTGTCGGCAACATCAACAACTTCAACATTGTATATCTGCTGACGAACGGCAAGCCGCTCAACGGAGATTTCCAGTTTGCCGGCCATACCGATATCCTGATTACGTGGCTGTTCAAGCTGTCCATGGAGCAGGGCAAATACAACTACGCTTCGGTAATCGGAATCTTTATCTTCATTGTGCTCTCCGCATTCGCAATCTGGAATGTCCGCCGCACGAAAGCGTTCAAGGAGGAGGAGGCGTCATGATCACCGGTAAAAAAGCGAAAACGGCCTTCCGTCTGTCTTTCAGTTATATCGCGCTCGTTATTCTGACAATTTTCTGCGCCTATCCGGCCCTTTGGGTGCTGATGTCTTCTTTCCGTACGGGGGACGCGCTGTTCAGCGATAAGATCATTCCGACTTCGTATACGTTCAGCCATTATACTACGCTGTTCGATAAGCATCCCTTTGGCGTCTGGTACGGGAACACGATGAAGATCTCCATCGCCAGCATGATTCTCGGTACGATTCTTACGCTTCTGACAGGATATGCTTTCTCGGTATTCCGGTTTGCCGGGCGTAAAAATTTGATGAGCATTCTTCTTGTGCTCGGACTCTTTCCCGGCTTTATGAGCATGATTGCGATTTATATTTTGCTCAATCAGATGAATCTGCTCAACACGCACACCGCCGTCGTCATCGTGTATGCCGCGGGAGCGCCGCTGTACTTTCTGTTCGCCAAAAGCTACTTCGACACCATTCCGAAGAGTCTTGTCGAAGCCGCGCGGATTGACGGAGCTGGGCATATGCCGATTTTCTTCCGCATCGTGCTTCCGCTGTCAACGCCGCTCATCGTGTTTACATCGCTGATGACGTTCACCGGCGCGTTCACCGACTTTATTTTTGCAAAGCTGGTGCTGCGTTCGCCAGAGAAGAAGACCCTTGCCGTCGGCCTGTTCGATATGATCGGCGACCGCTTTTCTACTGAATTTACAACGTTTGCCGCAGGTTGCGTACTGGCCGCCGTTCCGGTGACCATCCTGTTTATTCTGATGCAGCGCTTCCTTGTAGAGGGATTGACGGCAGGAGCCGACAAGGGTTAACGAACATTTCTATGAAAAAAGCCAAACGAACGTTCAGGAGGAACAAGTCATGCTAACAAGCGAACAAATCAGTCCGGACAAGCTGCATTCCGATTACGCAGCCTCATTCACCCTGACGTTGGGACGGGTTATCAAAATAGAGCAAGAAGCCGGCCAAGTGATCTTCACCTGCGACAACGGCAAGCTTGCCGTAAGCAAGGCCCGCGCGGGTGCGGTCCGCATCAGGCTGTTCGCCGACGCCGCTCCGGATGAAGAGATCAACATGAAGACGACACCGGCGATTGTGGAGGGGGAATCCGGGGCCGGAGCCGCAGAAACGGAACTGCTGGTTGCCGATATCGGGCTCGCTTACCTTGTTGAAACGGATGAGATCACGATAGAGGTTGTGAAAGAAGACGGCAGCCTCAGGTTTAAGGATAGCTCCGGCCGCATATGGGCTCGTAATCCGATGATGGCGTGGAACGAAAAGAAATCCGCAATCGCCTTGTTCCGGGCAACCGAGAATGTCCATTACTACGGACTGGGCGAGAAGACGGGCTTCCTGGACAAGCGGGGCGAGCGTTACGAAATGTG encodes:
- a CDS encoding sugar ABC transporter permease; translated protein: MITGKKAKTAFRLSFSYIALVILTIFCAYPALWVLMSSFRTGDALFSDKIIPTSYTFSHYTTLFDKHPFGVWYGNTMKISIASMILGTILTLLTGYAFSVFRFAGRKNLMSILLVLGLFPGFMSMIAIYILLNQMNLLNTHTAVVIVYAAGAPLYFLFAKSYFDTIPKSLVEAARIDGAGHMPIFFRIVLPLSTPLIVFTSLMTFTGAFTDFIFAKLVLRSPEKKTLAVGLFDMIGDRFSTEFTTFAAGCVLAAVPVTILFILMQRFLVEGLTAGADKG